The nucleotide sequence TAAAGCGGTAATTCCTTTGATCGGTGCTTCATTTGCCAGCAATACTTCCGGCAAATAAAAGTACACAGGACCATCTTCTTTAATAGGCTTGCCGTCTTTGGAGAATTGCAGGATGGCTCTTCTTGCCTCTGCAAGTGGAAGAACGATCGCTTCCTGATCCTCGCGGTGAAGACGGACATGAGTCACCTCTGGTAGGGGTTCAGCATTTGTAATGAAGGGATCGAGACGAATTCCGTACTCGCCTTCAAGCACTTTACGTTCTTCGGCTAAGCTTTTTCGTTCGGAAGGAAGCGTAGCCCCTTCGCGCAATTCCTTATCCCACTGCGTCCCCGTGCCAGCCAAATACTTTGCTTGCGTAGCCAGCGAGCTATCATCTTCGCCCGAGTATGTTTTCAGATCGAATTTGCGTTCATCAAAAACCCAAACGGTTGGATCTAATGTAATAGGGAAAGCAATGGCCCCTTTGAACACGATAACATCAGACATACGTCATTCCTCCGTGATCATTCATAATCAATCTCTATATTACTATAGACTCGCAAATGACAGCAATTATCCAAAAAGCGAAAATTTCATAAAATAGTCTAAAAATTATTGACAAGCATTGTATAGATTATATAATCATATTAGAAAGTTATTATGTGAGAGTGAACTTTGTCTGCTACATTTGAATTCTGACTAAAAAGTTGGGGTCAGATAAAAGGCATTGTGTACAAGTCTTTCGATTCTTGAAAAGGCTTTCACGAAAAAGGGAAGCTCACTTCGTCTTTCTCCCGCTGTACCATCAACGGCGATGAGCGCTTGAGAAGGAAGACCACATCATTCATCCCGAGGATGGTTGCAAAGCCGCAGAAACATTCAGGGAATTCAAACGACTTAGGGGGCGAAACTATGGCGAAAGGCACGAATGTGCAAGCAGATCTGATGAAGCAAAAAGGTATCTTAAAGTGGATTGAAACGGTAGGGAATAAGCTCCCGCATCCATTTGTATTGTTCATTATTTTGTGTGGTGTATTGATGGTAGTCTCTGCAATCCTCGCAGCCATGGACTTTTCGGTTATGCATCCTGCAAAAGGCGAAGAGGTTGCCGTTAAGAGTTTGCTTAGCGTCGAAGGGATTCACTGGATTTTAACGAGTATGCTGAAAAACTTTATTGAATTTCCAGCACTTGGTCTCGTTCTGGCGATGACGCTTGGAATTGGACTGGCAGAAAAAATCGGTCTTTTGACGACCGTTCTACGCAAAATGATGGCAGGCATTCCGGCAGCGGTTGTGAGTTATGCAATTGTCTTTGTCGGTATATTAGGAAATCTTGCTTCTGATGCAGCCATGGTGATTATTCCTCCGCTCGGCGGTCTTGTGTTCTTGGCAATGGGGCGTCACCCGATTGCAGGCTTTGCAGCTGGTATGGCTGGTGTATCCTCCGGTTTTACAGCGAACTTTTTCATTGCCGGTACAGATGCCCTCTTGGCAGGGATTAGTACCGAAGTAGCGAAAACGATTGATCCGAATGCAATGGTTACACCAGTAGATAACTGGTTCTTCATGTCAGCTTCCGTTGTCATCCTCGCTTTCATTGGTGGATGGATTACCGATAAAATTATCGAACCACGCCTTGGCACGTATCACGGCGATCGAAACGTACAATTCGAGGAAGTAACGCCTCAAGAAAACAAAGCATTGCGCAAAACGGGTATCGCAGCGTTGATTTTCGTAGTCATTGTAGGATTGCTGGTCGTTCCAGAAGGATCACTGTTGCGTGATCCAAAGACAGGCGACTTCTTGACATCACCGTTTTTGAAAGGGATCATTCCCATCATCTTGTTGTTCTTCGTGACCGTATCGTTTGTGTACGGTAGAGCAATGGGACTGATTAAAACATCGAAGGACATTCCGCATTACATGTCCGAAGCAATCAAGGATATGTCCGGCTTTATTGTGTTAGCGTTTACAGCAGCGCAGTTCATCGCGTTCTTTAACTGGAGCAATATTGGTATCTTGATGGCTGTCAATGGCGCAGAATTCATGACAAACATGGGCTTGACTGGCTTGCCGATCATTATTGCCTTTACACTTTTCACAGGTATCTGTAGCTTGTTTATTACAAGTGGTTCAGCGCTGTGGGCGATCCTGGCACCTGTATTCATGCCAATGCTGATGCTGCTGGATTACAATCCGGCGTTTATCCAGGTCGCTTATCGGATTGCGGACTCTGCAACCAATACGATCTCACCTGTGAATCCGTACATTCCGCTCTTCCTGGCTTTCTATCAGAAGTATAATAAGAATGCAGGAATGGGAACGATTTTCTCTACCATGACTCCGTATGCAATCGTTTTCCTGGTCATATGGATCTTGCAATTGACAGCATGGTACTTCCTGGATCTCCCATTTGGTCCTGGTGTATACGCTCGCTAATCTGTTCTTTCGTAAGAAGAGAGTCGCTCATTGGGCGGCTCTTTTTTTCGTACACCAGAAGCTTGGACAATTGGAAAAAGACGGTTTATGCTGTGTGTATGTATGTGAAGGGAATTAAGGGAGGGAACGAAAGTGTACGATTTTGATCAGCGCATCGAACGCAGAGGGACAGATAGTGTCAAATGGGAGATTCAGAATCCAAAAGTGAACGGTGAAGGAATGCTTCCGCTGTGGGTGGCGGATATGGATTTTGCTTGCGCTCCTGAAATCACGGAAGCACTGATCAAACGAGCAAGTCACCCGATATACGGATACACGTTGAAGTCAAATGCCCTTTATCAGAGCTTGAAAGAGTGGATACACAAGCGATTTGGTGTAGAGGTAGAAGTGAGCTGGATGACGGGGATACCTGGAGTTGTTCCTGGCATACACGTAGCCGTAGAGGCTTATACAGCACCAGGAGAGGGTGTCTTGATCCAGACGCCTGTGTACCATCCTTTTTACCATGCAGTCGAAAATCGCGGACGTCATGTCGTGACCAGCCCACTCTTGGAGCGTGACGGCCGTTATGAAATGAATTGGGATGATCTGGAACAAAAGCTGAGCGACCCGCGGGTGAAGCTCATGCTGCTCTGCACACCGCATAATCCGCTCGGGCGGGTATGGACGAGAGAAGAGCTGGAGCGCTTGGGTAGATTGTGTGTAGAAAATGGCGTGCTTGTGGTTGCCGACGAGATTCATTCGGATTTGGTCTATGAGCCAAATGTTCATACGCCTTTCTATTCGCTGGCACCGGAAATAGCCAATCAGAGTGTAACCTTCCTATCAGCCGCCAAAACGTTTAACTTGGCAGGTCTGTATACTTCCTATCTGATGACAGAAAATCAGCAGTTATTGCGGAACTTCTCCATCACAGCATCCAAAATGGGCTATGAGAATTTGAATCTGTTTGGGATGGAAGCAACGATTGCTGCCTACCAACATGGAGAAGCATGGCTGGAAGAACTGTTGATCTACTTACATAGGAATGCTGCCTATGTGCATGAGTTTTTATCGGCTCGTATTCCTGGGGTATCCATGGCGATTCCGGAAGCGACATACTTGGGGTGGATGGATTTTAGGCAGCTAGGACGTAGTCAGGCGGAGCTGAACAAGCTCATTCGCGAGGAAGCAAAGCTCGGCTTACACGATGGCACGACGTTTGGGCCCGATGGTGCAGGGTTCATGCGAATCAATTTTGCTTGCCCGAGATCGATTTTAGTCGAAGCGATGGAACGATTGGAGCAGGCCGTGCATAAGTAGGGGTAATTTGACATGTCTCATATAGAAATCTACAATCGAATTTATATACATCGACGTAATAGACTGAGGGGTTTTTCGATGGATTTGACACAAGCGTCCGAACAACTGGAGCAAGTACGCAACCAGTCACTTCAGTATACAAACAAGGGGAGTGTAGCTTCCTACATCCCTGAATTGGCAAAAGTCGATCCGCATCAATTGGGAGTGGCTGTATGCTTGCCCGATGGGACGATTTTTTCTGCTGGTGATGCAGATGTACCTTTCTCGATGCAAAGTATCTCCAAGATATTCTCTCTCATCGTCGCCTTATGCCAGAACGGGAAGGACCACGTGTTTCGGCATGTGGGAAAAGAACCAACGGGAGACCCGTTTAATTCGATTATTAAACTCGAGACGACCGAATCCCATAAACCACTGAATCCGATGATTAATGCAGGAGCTATTGCGGTTGCGGGCATGATTCGCGGTGCCAACGTGGACGAACGGCTAGATGCTGTGCTGGCTTTGATGCGAAAAATGACGGGGAATCCTCATCTTTCTATCAATCAAGCGGTTTATTGTTCGGAAAAGAAAACGGCAGATCGCAATCGTGCCCTGGCTTGGTTTCTAAAGGACAGCGGCATACTGGAAACGGATGTAGAAGAAACGCTTGATCTGTATTTTCGCCATTGCTCGATAGAAGTGACAGCGAAGGAAGTAGCTACACTAGGGATGGTGCTTGCAGCAGACGGAATTCTCGTGAATACGGGTGAGCGAGTGATTCCAGAAGAAGTAGCGCGAATCTGCAAGACCTTCATGGTGACTTGTGGGATGTACAATGCCTCTGGTGAGTTCGCCATTGATGTAGGAATTCCCGCGAAAAGTGGAGTTGCTGGCGGTATTATGGCAACAGTGCCACAGCGAATGGGTATTGGTGTGTTCGGTCCATCTTTGGATGATAAAGGAAATTCGGTAGCCGGTGTCAAGCTGTTGGAGCAGCTCTCAAAAGAGTGGAAGCTTGGTATCTTTTAGCTTCTTGCAGTTGATCTGTCTTCTCCCCTTTTCAAATGGCCCAGAATCGCGTACTATGTATGATAAGGATGGAGGCAAACGGAGGGATAGGTTTTGACAGAAATTAAGGTTCCCGATCTGGAACAAAAAGCGCTAGCGTTGCTTCAAGCAGACGCCGACAAAATTTACAAGCTGATCGACGTACAGATGGAAAACCTGACCATGCCGCAGTGCCCACTGTATGAAGAAGTGCTGGATACCCAAATGTTCGGGCTTTCTCGTGAAGTAGAGTACGCGGTCCGCTTAGGACTGATTAGTGAAGACATTGGTCGAGAAATTATGGGTTCATTGGAACGTAAATTGGCCCATCTTCATGAACTGTTTAATCAAAAGTAAGGCGAGGAGAGCGGCGATTATCCTCGCTTTTCATTTTGTTGAAAGAAAAAACACTTGCCTATTTCGTATATTTATATTAAATTAAACTCTAGAATTTTTGATTAATTTTGAAATGCAATGACGGAGACTAGTATGCGGAATCACCGCTTGTCAGGGAGAAGCTGCCTTAGACTGAAAGCAGCTTTGAAGCGCGCCCCGTAGAATTCCCTCCTGAGCAGCCCTCTTAATGGTTTTTTGCCTAGTAGGAGGAATCGGGTCATTCCCGTTATCAATGATGGAGAGAAGTGCGTAGGGAATTTGTATCCCGTGCACTTAATCAGGGTGGTACCGCGAATAACTCGTCCCTTTTTGGACGGGTTTTTTTTACGTATAGGAATTTATAAGCGTATGCTTATGAATTCCGGAACGCATGAAAACTTTCCGTAAAAGCGCGGTCGCTCTCCTTGAAGAGGCCTCGGTAGAGGTTTTCTTATTTTCGGGAGATGCCCGACAATCGAATCATAAAAACAAGCAAGGAAAGAGACTAGTAAACGGACCTGCTGCATGACAGGGAAGGCTGCCATAGACTGAGAGCAGCCTGATGTAAGCCCCGTTGAATTCACTCTTGAGCTGACCTCTGAACGCAGGCGCCGCCAGTAGGAGAGTCCGGGTCATTCCCGTTATCAATGACGAAGCGAGGCATTGCCAATTGTGGATGTCTAAGTAGGGTGGTACCGCGAGAAATGAATAACTCGTCCCTTTTTGGGGCGGGTTTTTTTGTATCCATTTATGAGCATAAAAAGAATATCTTTGGAGGGTGAAAACTATGAAACAAGCCGAACAATGGACGAGCAGGCTCGGCTTCATCTTGGCAGCAGCAGGCTCGGCGATCGGACTGGGGGCCATTTGGAAATTTCCTTATATGGTTGGAACGAGCGGTGGTGGAGCATTCTTTCTGCTATTCATCATCTTTACGCTAGCAATTGGTCTTCCGCTGTTGCTAGGAGAATTCACAATCGGACGCAGTACACAAAAAGAGGCGATCAGTGCCTATAAAACAATTGCGCCAGGTTCACTCTGGCATTGGATCGGCCGCCTTGGGGTGCTCACTTGTTTCTTGCTCCTGTCCTTTTACAGTGTGGTGGGAGGCTGGATTCTTAGTTATCTTCTTCGCGGGTTTACTGGTCAATTGCAAGGGCCAGCTTATGATAAGGTGTTTGGAGACGTTATCGGTGATCCTGTTGGTGCGGTAGTTGCCCAGTTGGTTTTCATGCTCATTACCGCATGGGTAGTCGCAAGAGGCGTACAGGGTGGAATTGAGTCCGCTAACAAGTACATGATGCCTGGTTTGTTCCTTTTATTTATGGTATTAATGGTTCGTTCCTTGACGTTGGATGGGGCGATGGAGGGCGTTTCTTTCTTTCTGCGTCCTGATTTTTCCAGGCTGACTGCTGAATCGATCCTGTACGCATTGGGTCAATCCTTTTTCGCGCTGAGCGTAGGGGTGTCCGTCATGGTCACGTACAGCTCGTACCTTGCCAAAAACGAAAGTCTGGTTCGTTCTGCTGGTTCGATTGTCAGTTTGAATCTGCTCGTATCGCTGTTTGCCGGTCTGGCGATTTTCCCTGCCGTCTTCTCCCTTGGAGTAGAGCCAACAGCAGGACCGGGATTACTGTTTATCGTACTGCCTTCTGTGTTTGAACAAATTGCCTTCGGTAGTATTTTTCTGTTAATCTTTTTGGCTCTTTTCCTTTTTGCTACATTGACTTCGGCTTTTTCGATGCTGGAAATTATCGTTGCTTCTTTTGCAAAGGGGGACGAAACGAAGCGCAAGCGTCTCGCTTGGGTGATTGGTCTGTTCATTTTTATCGTTGGTGTTCCGTCGGCTTTGTCATTCGGCGTATGGAGCGAGATTACGTTGTTCGGCAAATCTATCTTTGATGCCATGGACTTTTTGGTCAGCAATATCTTGATGCCGATGGGAGCGCTGCTCATTGCGATCTTCGTTCCGTTGAAAATGAAGCGTGAGACATTGATCAACGAGCTGGGGGCACATACTTCTTTGGGCAAACGCATGTTTTTCATTTGGCTTCTCCTGATTAAATATGTAGCACCTATCGCGATTCTCGCCGTTTTCCTGCAAATGCTGGGTATCTGGTAAAACAACGAAAGGCTTCGCCACTGAGGATGGCGGAGCCTTTGTTTTGTTACTGAACCCTACGCGAAGAAAAAGACTGTACCCAAAATAACATACACCGTCAGCAGAAGTACGCCTTCAAACCAGTTCGTGGCGCCATCCCGCGTGATGGAAATGGTAATAAAGGTAGCAACTCCGATTGCAGCCAATTCAAAGGTAGTGAACACGATGTCCATAGGATTGCCTAGCAAAAGACTGAGGATGACGAGAGTAGGGGCTACGAATAAGGCAATCTGCAAGCTGGAGCCGATCGCGATCTCTACTGCTGCACCGATGCGTCCTTTTAGTGCCAAAAGCAAGGCAGCGCTGTGCTCTGCGGCATTCCCGATGATCGCAATGACAAAAGCACCGACGAATAACTCCGACCATCCTAACGATTCGGAGACATGCTGTACACCCTCTACCAGCCATTCCGAGACAACGGCCACGAAAAAGGTGGAGACAGCAAGCATCAAGAGAGAGACACCCTTTGACCATACCGCGTCACTTTCTTGTGGCTCGATATCCGATAAAAAATCGCTGTGGGTAATCATTGAAAAGATGAGCCACAAAATGTAGGCAATGATGAGCAGGCTGGCGATGACGATGCTGATGATCTCCACCTTGATCATTGGCAGATCGAACATGAAGACTGCTGGTATGAACAATGCGACGATCGCGAGTGTCATTAGCGAAGCATTGTGACTTGCCAGCCTGCTATTGAAGGTTTGTTCCTTGTACTTGAGACCGCCCAGAAATGTACTCAAGCCAAGAACCAACAGCATATTTCCGATGATCGCACCCGTAATAGAGGCTTTGACCATATCGAACAAGCCTTCTTTCACAAGAAAAAAAGCAATAATGAGTTCTGCGGCATTTCCGAAGGTAGCGTTAAGAAAGCCGCCGACTCGGTCCCCAGCATAATGGGCGACGCTCTCTGTCGATTTTCCTAGCCAAGCCGCCAAAAAAATGATGGCAAGTGAAGACGTAACGAATTGGAGCATTTCATTTCCAGAAAAATAGTGGGCGTAAAGAGCTAACAGCATGCTCCCGCCTACTAATGAGAAAAAGAGTTTCAAGTTCATCTCATCACCTCAGTAGTTTTTACTCGTCCCTAAAAACCTCATAGGTATAGAGTTCCTGTTCTGGACAAAACTAACCATGAACAAGAAAAGTGAGGTGTTTTTTATGACCCAGCCTTTGTTGTGCCCAACATGTAAATCGAATCGGATGAGGTTCACTGTCATCGAGCAGACCCCTCGCTATATAAGACTGGACCCACAGTCAGGCGAAGTCGTAGCAGAACTCCATCAAGAACAGCTCGATATGTTTCACCAGCCTTATAAAGGCGAGAGCTACATGATACAATGTGGAGTTTGCGGGACCACAGAACCGGAAGAGCGATTCGTCAAAATGGCCCAGCATATGCAATCACAACGTTCGAAATGAAACTCGAAAAGGAAAACAGGCACACAGTTTACGGCTGTCGTGCCTGTTTTTTATGGAATGCTAGCGGCAAAAAATGTGTCTGCCGATCTTTTTGATTTGAGGGCGGCTCCAAATCCAACCGGAAGTAGCTGTATCCGGGTTGAAATAATAAATGGCTCCGTCTGATGGGTCCCAACCTTTGAGAGCGTCATTCACTGCTTTTTTTGCCTGCTCGTTCGGTGTCAGCCAAATCTGACCATCCGCCACAGCTGTAAAGGCACGAGGTTCGAAGATAACACCCGCGGGTGTATTAGGAAAGGACGCGTTCTTCGTCCGGTTTAGAATGACAGCGGCTACTGCCACTTGACCAATGTAAGGCTCTCCACGGGCTTCTCCGTAAACGGCATTCGCCATTAGACGCAGGTCATTCTCGGATATTCCGGCTGCGTGATACGTAGGCTTAGAAGGCGTAGAAGGTGTAGAAGGCTTCGATGGTGCAGGTGTTGCGGTTTGTGGCACCCCGAGATCAGAAGCAGTGGGCTTATAATTTTTCGTTGCGTTGTACAGCTTTACTTTCGTCTTCGCTCCGAGGACACCGTCTATGGGTAAGCCGAACTCATACTGAAAGTTACGCAACGCCCAATAAGAACGCCACCCGAAAACGCCGTCTACTTTCCCCGTATAAAAACCAAGGTGCTTCAAACGATACTGCATCTCACGAACGTCTGAACCTTCTGCCCCTACTTTGACGATCTGCTTACTGAATGCATCTGAGCGCAACGGAGATACCATAACCGCAGTCGTAACCAGAAGTGCGAATACTACTACAGCTAGCAGCCATTTGACAGGCTGTTTCATTTCTTACCCTCCTTCGGGTATGGATTTGAATATCAGTTGATTATTGTTAGGTTCTCCAACTTCCGTCATTTTGGTCTTAGTAAAATATTGGAGATTGTGCAGACTACGAGTAACGCATTTGCACTCTAGTTCTGGAAGGGGAAGATGTTTTCATGCAGGTCGCGCAATATTTGACGGAACAATTAATCAGATGGGGAGTAAAACGAATATATGGAGTGGCAGGTGACGGAATCTTTGCCTGGCTGGATCAGATTGCCAAGCAATCCGACATTCAATACATTGCGTGCAAGCATGAATCTGCTGCGGCCATGATGGCAAGTGCAGAAGCAAAACTGACGGGAAACCCGGCTGTTTGTACCGCGACGATGGGGCCGGGTTTCGTCAATCTGCTGAATGGACTGGCAGATGCGCATACGGATCGTGCACCTGTCATTGCGATTACAGGTCAAGTGGAGACATACAAGCTGGGTGGCGCGTACAAGCAGTTTATCTCACAAGAAGACATGATACGTCCCATCAGTTTTTATTCGACGACGATTACACATCCAGATGCCATCCAAAGTGTTTTGCACAAAGCATTTGTGACGGCTATGCAGCAAAAAGGAGTGACACATCTCTCCATATGCAAGGACGTCTTTACCCAAACGACTTCAGATGCTGTCCTTCCAGGACTTCCACGCATTCCACATGCCTTTTACCCTGATCGGATGGAGATCGAGCTCGCATGCGAACAGGTTGCGAAAGCCCAAAAGCCTCTCATACTGCTTGGTATCGGTGCCCGCAAGTCGGCGGATTCGTGTGTAAAGCTAGCGGAACAGCTAGGGGCGGGCGTGTTGCTTTCGCTCGGAGCAAAAGGAGCGGTAGATGAATCTCATCCACTTGTGATCGGCGGATGGGGAGAGGGGGGCAGCGAAACAGCTTTACATGCCTTAGCGGAAGCCGATCTGTTGCTGATTTTGGGAGCGAGCTGGTTCCCTCGCGCTTTTTTACCAAAGAAGCTGTCCGTCATTCAAGTAGATCATCAGCCTGGATCGATACATGCACATCCCTACCTTCAGTCTGTCACGGCTGAATTGGATGATGTCCTGCCAATCTGGATGAGACGCTTGCAATCGCGCAGACAGAACGATGCGTGGCAGGATCAGATCAAGCGGTGGCATGGAGAGTTTGGCGAGGAGACAGAACAAGCGGTCATTCAACAAGCGAGTGAGCAAGTAAAACCACAAACCTTGATGCATACGCTTGGGGGCGTGGTCAATGAAGATGCGATTATCGTCCTGGATACGGGGGAGCACACGATCTGGTTTAATCGTGCGTTTCGTGGGAAAAAACAGACCCCACTCTTTTCCGGGAAGTGGCGAACGATGGGATTTGGATTGCCTGCGGCTGTGGCTGCAAAGCTAACCTATCCGGAGAAGCAGGTCGTCTGCGTCGCTGGGGATGGGGGATTGCAAATGAATCTGGCAGAACTTATGACAGTGGCCCAGCTCCAACTTCCGATTGTAATTCTCTTGGTGAACAATGGGACATTAGGATTGGAAGAGGTCAAAATGAGTCAGGCGGGCTTGATCCCTTTTGGAGTGAAATTGCAAAATCCAGATTTTCAACAATTGGCGAATGCATGCGGAATCAGTGGGAAGGTCGTCAAAGAGGTACATGCTCTAGAGCCAGTATTGCGGGAGGCGCTTCATGCAAATCAGTTGACACTCGTTGACATTCATTGCACGTCTCCGACACTAACCGAGAGAAAAAAACAAATTTCCTTCCAAGCCCAAGCATGAATTGTTTATAATGAAAGAAAAGGCAAATGAAACCAGTGGGGGAAGTACGAAACGGGCGAAGAGGAGGGCGTCCTGATGGCTGACAGACTTGGCGAAATCAGAGTAGCAGATCAGGTGATCGCGATCATTGCTGCTGTTGCTGTAGAAGAAGTGTTGGAAGTCACAGTTCGTTCAGGCGGAATTTATCAAGATTTGGCGAAAAAGCTGAATGGCGGCGCGAAAGGCATTACCGTATCTGTAATAGACGACAGAGTCATCATTGACATGCGTGTGTCCGTCCGTTATGGGGCGCAGATCCATCACGTCTGTCACGCCCTGCAGGAAAAAGTAAAAGAAGCGGTGGAAACATTGACAGGTCTTTATGTGGAAGCCGTGAATGTACGGGTGGAAACAATCGAATTCCTTCGAAATGAGTAAGAAAAAAGGGATACTGGACGCATCCGGTATCCCTTTTTTCTGTTTCTTACATGGCATATGGCTGTTTTTGTAATTGCTCTTCTACCTTCTGGCGACTGACTTCCCGCGAAATACTGAGCAAAAAGCCAGTGGCGAGCAGACAAACGAGTAAGGAAGAACCACCATAACTGATAAACGGCAAAGGTACACCTGTCAATGGAATCAAACCCGTTACTCCGCCAATGTTTAAGAGGGCCTGAATGGCGAACATGCTGACGACACCGATTCCTGCCAGACTGGCAAAAGTGTCTTTTACCCGCAGACAAATATGGATGCCGCGCAGCAAGAAAAGCAAATAGATCAAAAGGAACACAGAGGCGCCGATAAAGCCTAGCTCTTCTGTCATGATCGAGAAAATAAAATCGGTATGCATCTCTGGCAAATACAAATACTTTTGGATGCTTTTTCCAAAGCCTGTCCCCGTCAAACCGCCATGTGCAATGGCAATCCAGGATTGAATAATGTGGTAGCCTGTACCATCCATATCATTCCACGGGTTGAGAAAGGAGTAGATCCGATTCAAGGCATGTGGTTTCGCTGCGATGTATGCTAACAAGGCAACAGTCACAACGGGGGCGCCAAGTCCAAACAGGTGACGGATTTTGGCACCGCCACAGATCATGACGATCAAAGCGCATCCGAGCAAGATGGCAGCAGAACCGAGGTCGGGTTGGACTACAATCAGCATAAAAAACATCCCCGTTACCATCAGTGGAGGCATCAAACCAGATTTGAGCTTCTGTATCCCGTTCCCTTTTTTGGAGATGATCGCTGCCAAGTACAGAATAAGGCCAAGCTTGGCAAACTCGGCAGGCTGTATGGTGATTGAACCCAATCGAAACCAGGATCGAGCCCCGTTATTCTCATAGCCGATCCCTGGTATGAGCACCAGAAACAAGGAAAAGAAGCTGACCAGCGCAATCAATAAGAAATTCCTTTTATAAAAGGAGAAGGGAATGTTCATGGCGACAAGCATTCCAACGACACCCGCCAGTAAGAAAATGGATTGTCGCTTCACGAAATAGAGCTCATCCCCGCCACAATATTTACAGCCGCCGCCTGTAAAGCTTGTCAACGCGAAAATGGAGCTGGAGCTTAGCACCATGGTTATCCCAAACCCAACAAGTAGGGCGGTCAAAAACAGGAGCAAGAAGTCAGGTACGCCCCTCGTCTTCATAAAAATAACCCCCCTCTACGTGAAACAGAGAGGGGATTCCTCTCTGTACACCGTGCCAGTTCATTTTTTAGTGTGAGGACAGCTTTTCGCCCAGCATTTGCAGCTTCAATTTCGCTGTTTTTACAACGGAGTCTGGCATTGGGTAATCGTAATCCAGACCGTGTGGGAAAAGATGTTTGCCCATATAAGGATCTTCGAGCTTCAAGACGGCGTGCGTATCCTCAAGTTTGCCTTCTGTCACGTTCGCTTCGATGCGCAGGTAGAAGACAGTGCCT is from Brevibacillus brevis and encodes:
- a CDS encoding AbgT family transporter; the protein is MAKGTNVQADLMKQKGILKWIETVGNKLPHPFVLFIILCGVLMVVSAILAAMDFSVMHPAKGEEVAVKSLLSVEGIHWILTSMLKNFIEFPALGLVLAMTLGIGLAEKIGLLTTVLRKMMAGIPAAVVSYAIVFVGILGNLASDAAMVIIPPLGGLVFLAMGRHPIAGFAAGMAGVSSGFTANFFIAGTDALLAGISTEVAKTIDPNAMVTPVDNWFFMSASVVILAFIGGWITDKIIEPRLGTYHGDRNVQFEEVTPQENKALRKTGIAALIFVVIVGLLVVPEGSLLRDPKTGDFLTSPFLKGIIPIILLFFVTVSFVYGRAMGLIKTSKDIPHYMSEAIKDMSGFIVLAFTAAQFIAFFNWSNIGILMAVNGAEFMTNMGLTGLPIIIAFTLFTGICSLFITSGSALWAILAPVFMPMLMLLDYNPAFIQVAYRIADSATNTISPVNPYIPLFLAFYQKYNKNAGMGTIFSTMTPYAIVFLVIWILQLTAWYFLDLPFGPGVYAR
- a CDS encoding MalY/PatB family protein, whose protein sequence is MYDFDQRIERRGTDSVKWEIQNPKVNGEGMLPLWVADMDFACAPEITEALIKRASHPIYGYTLKSNALYQSLKEWIHKRFGVEVEVSWMTGIPGVVPGIHVAVEAYTAPGEGVLIQTPVYHPFYHAVENRGRHVVTSPLLERDGRYEMNWDDLEQKLSDPRVKLMLLCTPHNPLGRVWTREELERLGRLCVENGVLVVADEIHSDLVYEPNVHTPFYSLAPEIANQSVTFLSAAKTFNLAGLYTSYLMTENQQLLRNFSITASKMGYENLNLFGMEATIAAYQHGEAWLEELLIYLHRNAAYVHEFLSARIPGVSMAIPEATYLGWMDFRQLGRSQAELNKLIREEAKLGLHDGTTFGPDGAGFMRINFACPRSILVEAMERLEQAVHK
- the cax gene encoding calcium/proton exchanger; translation: MNLKLFFSLVGGSMLLALYAHYFSGNEMLQFVTSSLAIIFLAAWLGKSTESVAHYAGDRVGGFLNATFGNAAELIIAFFLVKEGLFDMVKASITGAIIGNMLLVLGLSTFLGGLKYKEQTFNSRLASHNASLMTLAIVALFIPAVFMFDLPMIKVEIISIVIASLLIIAYILWLIFSMITHSDFLSDIEPQESDAVWSKGVSLLMLAVSTFFVAVVSEWLVEGVQHVSESLGWSELFVGAFVIAIIGNAAEHSAALLLALKGRIGAAVEIAIGSSLQIALFVAPTLVILSLLLGNPMDIVFTTFELAAIGVATFITISITRDGATNWFEGVLLLTVYVILGTVFFFA
- the sleB gene encoding spore cortex-lytic enzyme → MVSPLRSDAFSKQIVKVGAEGSDVREMQYRLKHLGFYTGKVDGVFGWRSYWALRNFQYEFGLPIDGVLGAKTKVKLYNATKNYKPTASDLGVPQTATPAPSKPSTPSTPSKPTYHAAGISENDLRLMANAVYGEARGEPYIGQVAVAAVILNRTKNASFPNTPAGVIFEPRAFTAVADGQIWLTPNEQAKKAVNDALKGWDPSDGAIYYFNPDTATSGWIWSRPQIKKIGRHIFCR
- the glsA gene encoding glutaminase A, whose protein sequence is MDLTQASEQLEQVRNQSLQYTNKGSVASYIPELAKVDPHQLGVAVCLPDGTIFSAGDADVPFSMQSISKIFSLIVALCQNGKDHVFRHVGKEPTGDPFNSIIKLETTESHKPLNPMINAGAIAVAGMIRGANVDERLDAVLALMRKMTGNPHLSINQAVYCSEKKTADRNRALAWFLKDSGILETDVEETLDLYFRHCSIEVTAKEVATLGMVLAADGILVNTGERVIPEEVARICKTFMVTCGMYNASGEFAIDVGIPAKSGVAGGIMATVPQRMGIGVFGPSLDDKGNSVAGVKLLEQLSKEWKLGIF
- a CDS encoding sodium-dependent transporter, encoding MKQAEQWTSRLGFILAAAGSAIGLGAIWKFPYMVGTSGGGAFFLLFIIFTLAIGLPLLLGEFTIGRSTQKEAISAYKTIAPGSLWHWIGRLGVLTCFLLLSFYSVVGGWILSYLLRGFTGQLQGPAYDKVFGDVIGDPVGAVVAQLVFMLITAWVVARGVQGGIESANKYMMPGLFLLFMVLMVRSLTLDGAMEGVSFFLRPDFSRLTAESILYALGQSFFALSVGVSVMVTYSSYLAKNESLVRSAGSIVSLNLLVSLFAGLAIFPAVFSLGVEPTAGPGLLFIVLPSVFEQIAFGSIFLLIFLALFLFATLTSAFSMLEIIVASFAKGDETKRKRLAWVIGLFIFIVGVPSALSFGVWSEITLFGKSIFDAMDFLVSNILMPMGALLIAIFVPLKMKRETLINELGAHTSLGKRMFFIWLLLIKYVAPIAILAVFLQMLGIW
- a CDS encoding YlaN family protein, producing the protein MTEIKVPDLEQKALALLQADADKIYKLIDVQMENLTMPQCPLYEEVLDTQMFGLSREVEYAVRLGLISEDIGREIMGSLERKLAHLHELFNQK